CTCCATTGCCAGGTCACCATGACCAGCAACCTACCTGTCCATCCCCAGGCCTCACGTTGGGCACTGTCACAGGCAGGCCAGGCGTCTGGGGAGGGATTTAGTCGGTGGGATGAGAGGAGAGCGGCCTGGGCTTGGCTCCTCTCACCTTGGATGTGGATTTTGAGTTTGTTCAGTCTCTCCTCACTGTTCTTCGTGGTGTTCTGCTCACCGTGCAGAACCCTGAACACCGCGTTCTTGGGCCCACACCTTGCAGGTATGGGGTCATTATCGTGGGCAACCCAAAGGCCTTGTCcaagcagccactctggaaccaCCTGCTGAACTACTACAAGGAGCAGAAGGTGCTGGTGGAGGGGCCCCTGAACAACCTTCGGGAGAGCCTCATGCAGTTCAGCAAGCCCAGGAAGCTGGTCAACACCATCAACCCGGTGAGCACTGGCTGCGGGTGGCCAGAAAGGGGTGGAGGAAGACTGTGCCAAGAACCCCCTTCTCCCCAGGCCGGTGTCCTGGCACATGGTAATGGGCAATGGCAGGTATGACCTGTAGTAGGTGTGAGCCGAGGGAgaacacacgtgtgtgtgtactGGAGTGATCACGCTGGCCTTTGCCCCAGAGCTCTCCCGGCCCAGGTCTCACAAGCATTCTTAGGCCTGTTTGGACATAGCCTTTAGGGATACAAAGTCATGGGTGGCGCCTAGGAGTTGAACGCAGGCAGTTAGGAAACCTTGTGAAGCCGGGGTGCTCTGGGGGACTTAGAAGCGGTGATGCTGCTTGATGTGAAGCCTGGAGACAAACATTCAGCACCAAAGGCCAGAtctgtggaggaggggtgggcaagGCCCAGCAAGCCTCAGCGTTGGCCTAGTCATGGCCTGGAAGGTGGCCAAGCCATCACATCTTCAGAAAGTTCTTCCTTGTGTCAAGGTGATAAATTCCTCACCTATCTAAACCCTTTGCAGGGAGCCCGCTTCATGACAACAGCCATGTATGATGCTCGGGAGGCCATTATCCCAGGATCAGTCTATGATCGGAGCAGCCAGGGTGAGTCTGCTCTGTGGGGGGGACCACACTGCCCTGTGGATGTTGATCATTCCCACGCCTGCACCTTTTGGCTCGGTCACTCCTGGGGTGATCTCCCAAACCTCAGTCCACAGAAACCTGCCTGATGAAGAGAGTTCCTTCTTGCTTTCCCTTGCCTGAAATCAAAGAATTGGTCTTTGTCCGTTTctaaatacaaaatgttttttaaataccataGCTCTGCCTTGTAGAGGTCTCCAGGCAGATACTGTAGCGCTGCCCGTTTGCTCCCGTGCCGCAGGCCGCAGcgctccccacccaccccgccgTTTGCTCACCTCCTCAGCGGGAGGGGCACTCCTGCAGCACCTCCAGGCCCCCCACGGTCTTGGTTCTGGTTTCACTGCCTTCCCCAAGTTTCTGCTTGTTTTCTCAGACTGCTCTCTTGTGTGGGGTCTCTGTGTCCTAAGGCTGAGCCTTAACTCTTGCTGCATGGAGTACCTCCTCTCGCTGGAGCCAGTGTCTAGATCGTTCCCATTCATTCCCCGGGTCCCTGCTTCCTGGGACGCTTCCCTGCACCAGTCTCTACAGAAGGTGACAGCCTCGCCCAGGTGCTTGGGGCCACATGCCCGCATTTTACATTGAGCCTTGTCCCCTCATGTACTCACTGGCCATCCTGGGGCCAGGTATGCCCTGGCAGCTGGTCTTGTGTGAAGTGGGCGAACCCCCTTTCCTCGCTTGCCTGTTAACTCCGATTGCTGGGTTCAGGTGACAAATCTCATTGGCACATCCAGTGAGTTGTCGTGTAGTTGAGGGTACTCTGGGCCCATCCTTCGTCCTTGAGCGCACTGTGGGCCCAGCTGAGGCTCTCGACCCTTGGGGGCAGACCAGAAGGTCACATTCTCGTGCCTCAGCAGCTCACTTTGGCTCCCCAGCCCCTAGGGCAGCTCTGTGCAGATTGGGACATCCCTAGCCTTGGGGGTACCGGGGGGCCTTTGCCTTCGTAGGATCCACTAGTCTGTCAGCTCAGGGGTTTTCCGTGGAGTGGTGGAGACGGGGGTGCGTGTAATACGAATAAAAAGTTTGCCCTAcaaaggactctttttttttcccccccagttGGAAATGAAGTGTAGTTTGGATGCTTGTAAGCCATTGATTCTCCAAATCCCGTGAGAGAAAAGCTTGTTCCCAGGAGCCAGCCCCAGGGAGGCTATCGAGAGTGGGGGTTGAGTTGTGAGATTCTGTATCGGGTGGCCTCGTTACAGGACCTCACGAAGAAACGCTGTGGCAGTCAGAGCAGTGACAGGACAAGATGGACATTCCGACCATTCCGACTGCCATTTGGGGGCCAGGCAATAGGCTCGTTTGGATATGGCCAGTGACACCTGCTGTCTACCTTGTGTCTTGCAGGCCGGCCCTCAAACATGTACTTCCAGACCCACGACCAGATCGGCATGATCAGTGCGGGACCCAGCCACGTGGCTGCCATGAACATTCCCATCCCTTTCAACCTGGTCATGCCACCCATGCCACCACCAGGGTATTTTGGACAAGCCAACGGGCCAGCCGCAGGTGAGCGCGCCAGGCAGCAGCACCGAGGACAAAGCGCATTGGTGTCGGAGTTTGTTCACATCTGGGCTTTGAGCGGTTGGGCCGGTCTGTCAGGTGCAGACCTCCTTCAAGGAACCCTGGACTGCTGTCTTTCAGGCCGGGGTACCCCAAAAGGCAAGACTGGTCGTGGGGGGCGCCAGAAGAACCGCTTTGGGCTCCCTGGACCCAGCCAGACGAATCTCCCCAACAGCCAGGCCAGCCAGGATGTGGCATCACAGCCCTTCTCCCAGGGCGCCCTGACACAGGGCTACATCTCCATGAGCCAGCCCTCCCAGATGAGCCAGCCCGGCCTCTCCCAGCCCGAGCTGTCCCAGGTGAGCCAGCAGCAGAGAAGTCAGGACAGTCGGAAGGAGCCCTCCCCATATGCAGACCTCACACGCTCCCCTCTAGCGGCCTGAGCACGCCTCTCAGAAGGATGGCCTCCTACGTATCCTACCCTTGGCAGGGGGTACTGTGGGGTCTGGAACATTACCTCTCCGATCTTGTCTTAAGCGGTGGTTCGGGTTACCTGTGTTCTGTCAAAAGGTAACCAGTGTGGGTCCTGTGCCGCTTAGGCTTCAGAAGCGAGCTGCCCAGATCCTTCTCTGGGGCTGGTGAGGGGCCAGACATGGAGCAGGTTCTTGCGGCTGCAAGGATTTTAGCACATCCTCTGCTCGGGTGCTTATTTCCCCAACTTTGTTTTTCAGGACAGTTACCTTGGCGATGAGTTTAAGTCACAGATTGATGTGGCGCTGTCGCAAGACTCCACGTACCAAGGGGAGCGGGCGTACCAGCACGGCGGAGTGACAGGGCTGTCCCAGTACTAGAAGGCAAGCTGATCCCTGCAGGAGGTCGTCACCAGTAACTGGATTTGATGGGAGATTTGGGAAATGCGTGGGAGGGCTCTCAAGACCCCCAGAGGCCAGCTTGTCCTTTGAACTGTCATTTTCTCTCCCTGTACATCTGCTCGTGGCAGTGGGAGGATGGGAGCTTCATACACACGTCTCTGCATCCTAGTCCCTCCTGAGAGAGTCCTAGAACTCCGCGAGGAAGGGCTGGATGTGGGAGTCCTGGCGGAGGGGCACCTCTGCAGGAGGGCCTTCCGGGTTCCTTGAAAGCCCTGTCATGTGGTTCCCCTGACTGTGGCGTGACCAGAGCTGGGCGAGCATGGGCCCGGTCCCCTATCCGTGCGTgtgctggggaggtggggtgctGGTGCCGCTGACAGAGGAGGCCCCTTAAACTCTCGGCTTCCTTCTCTCTGGGTGGGGAGTCACTAGGCTGGGCACCCAGCTTCTGAGGTTCCGCTTCACGGGTGCagagggaagtggggggaagAGCCCCGCACCTTCTAGCTGCCCAGCTGCGTGGGGCTCTGCCTTCTCTGACGgccccttgcctccctccctccctccctccccacaggtGGCGGCGGAAGAGCTAAGCTATGTGGCTTAGTCCATCAGCATCTTATTCtgggtaataaaaaataaaaataaatggatacctGTTTTCCACTGCTAAAACTGAAGCACCACTGTGAGcaacaggagagggagaggagcaccCGAGGGAGAGAGGAGCCCGAGACAGAGCGAGCGCCCACTGCTGGCCCGCGGCGgcgaggagaaggagaagggagagcggGAGGCGGGCGGCCACGGAGGACCGCCCGCCAGCGAGCCCTGCCAGCCCCGCTCGCCAAGGAGGCCCAGCGCTCGCCGCGTCCACACCTGGGTCTGCGACCAGGGCGGAGGGAGGAAGACCCTCATCTCAGAGTAGccctttcctctgttcttttctttctgtttctcttttattgaAAGGGGACTACGTTCTAGCAGGAAAAACTTCGCATTTCTGTGCCGAGCAGGCTCCTTGCCGGGGCGGCCATGCCGGGAGAGCCCCGAGGAGGTGTGGGTTCTGTCCACACCAGCTCTGAAACTGCCCTGGTCACGCTGCCTGTGTTCTAAGAGggtttcatttaaagaaaacacggtgttttgggtttttctgtttgttttttaaagattctttcaaAGGAGTACTGAAAAACATACTTTCCTGAGTTTGTCTCTCAAATCTTAGTGGTGGACCTGGAAGATGTGAGAAGCTTCCAGGAACGAAGTTTAAACGAGCCAACACATCTCAAGATTAGGATCAACACCTGTGACGGGATCGCGAggaggatttttgttttcagttttagctTCCGGCGGCTTCTCCCTGCACGTCAGGGCGGTGAGAGAGCACCGTCTCGTCCCGGGCCAGGCAGCCCCAGTCTCCGCTGGACTCTGAGAAGCAAAGTGCTTCCTACACGCGGTGGACTCGCGCCCCACCCTGGGAGGGGCCTTGGGCAGGACTGGCTGTGAGGCCAGAGGGTGAGGAGGTGGCTATTCTCTGGCCAGTGGCTTCTTCCCTAGGGTCCTTCCTGAGGATTTGATGGAAGACAGCAGCAGCCAAGAGGACCCATCCCCAGGGAGGCACCCACGGTCCCCGTGGCTGGTTAGACACGCTGAGTGCCCCACTCACCCtgttctccaccccaccctccaagTTGGGAGCCCCTCTACCTGTGGGCACAGGTGTGATAGGGTGGAGTGATttctgcttttggggggggggggggaaggagcaTGTATCAGAAATAGGTTGGTTCTGTGCCGAGGGGGCTTGGGCCACAACACAGGAAGTTACTGTAGCTGGGAGAGCCACCCCCAGCTCCTTGCGCACCACGGTGGGGTAGTACTGTCTCCCTGGCAACCACCTATTTGGGGACCATTCCCTGCCTATCCAGGCCCTGgtgaccctgcccccccccccccagcttccccGTCCCTGTGAGGCGAACACTGGCCCTGATCTCAAAGCCTCCAGATTCCAGCTCGTACGTGGGAGACGGGGACACACAGGCCACCTTCCTTCTGGCAAGGCCTCTTATTTATTACCATTGCTGTAGGGCTTTCGGTTTCCCCCTTCTTTTGATAGGCCACATAGAGGCATAGAGTTTGGATAGGTTTCCGCTATGACCCCTTGTGCGACACACCCCGTGGGCGACACCTgcgcccacccacccacccacccacctgccctgtTCTGTTCCCTTGGAATGCCTTGCCTCTGCTTTGTGCTGTTTGCTTTGTTCTTCACCTTCATAGCAGCAGTTAATTCTGAGTTTTCCAAATCAAGGAGCATATGTACCAAGGCAATGTAACTTTTGATTTCTGGTCAATTTGTTTTAAGCTCTATTGTCACCAATAAAATCTTAATTAACAGCTCTTGTGTTCACACCGGGACAGATCAACtgcagggagaaggcagagcaCTTGGTCTGGGGACCTGGCTGGTTGGGAGCCTTGGGGTCACCTGGATGGCAAAGCTGAGAATGGCCCGATGTGCACAGCAGGGACTAGGGGGTGACCTCGGTGCAGTGGGCAGTTCCCAGGCTCTTAGGCACGTTAGATGTCAGGCCGCCTAGAGATGAGGTTCTGGGAACCCAGCTCTAGGAGGGCTGGGCAGGTGGCATCACTGTGGGACACTCCCAAGCCCTGGCAGTGGGCGGTGATGGATGTGGCTGCTTCCTTTCCCGCCCTCAGGTGACCAGACCGGAGACAGGGAAGCGGACCACGCAGTGTTTATTGTTGGGCCCCTGCCTGGCTCCGTCAGCGACAGCCACACTCATCCACCACCATGTCCTCGTAGTGCCGCAGTACCACATTGTCGCTGTTGTCAAAGAAGAGCACAGAGATGGGCGACAGACGCGCAGGCACGCAGCAGGGCAGACCGGCGGCACCGGGGGCGGCCGCGTGCATGAGCGCGCGCAGCACGGCGTGGTTGAGCGGGGGCGTCCCCCCGGGTCCGGACAGCGCCGCGGGCAGCGAGCACTGGCCCTGGCAGTAGTTGGCCAGGAAGCCGCGCGGCGCAATGACCCATCGGTGCCAGCCCACCTCGCGGAAGCTCACGTAGAGCCGCCTCGTGCGACACGCGCCTCCAGGGCTGCCGCCCACTGAGGGCTCGGCTTCGCGCCGCGGCCGGGCCAGTGGGTGGCACAGGCGCGGGTCAAGCGTCACCAGCAGCAGCGAGGCCTCGGCCAGGTGCGCGCAGGCGGCGGGGACCCGGGGGCGCAGCGCCAGCGCCAGGCGGAGGCTGCGAGGCGCCGAGGCATTGTGGGCCCAGGCGGCGCCCAGCAGCTCGGCGCGCACCGGGACCGTCAGGGTGGGCACCACCTGGCGGAGCAGCACGGGCCCAGCGACCGCGCCTTCGGCCGCCTGAGTCACGCTCAGCTCCCAGCCGGCCGGCTCCTCCGCGGCCGCCGTCGCAAAGCGCATCTCCAGGCGGGCCCTGCTCGGGCGCTCGGCAGGTTCCACGGCTGACAAATCGAAGACGACGGTCCACTCAGGGCACTGCCCCGAAGCCCAGGCGGGCTCCGGGGGCCGGGTGGGCGCACCTGGGATGGCAGGGAGAGAGCTCGGCTCGCGCTGCACCCCAGCGCCCTGCCCGGCCTGCCCTTagggggtctgggggggggggcggtgtctcTGCGGGTGGGGGAAAGGTGAGCGCCTGGGGAAGAGGGGCGCCAAACTGCCTTCTAAAGGCGTCAAATGGTGTGAAgtggcgcgggggggggggggggcgatagagtgggggcagggcatcGTTTACAAGGAAGAAGTCCTGCCCAGCGCAGGGCAGCCTGCCCGCCAACCCCAGGCAGGGGAAGAGACGAACGGATGCCTGGGGGCTCGTGGGGAAGCGATGCTGGAGAGGTGGTATCTCCGGGAAAGGCATCAAATGGTGTGaagcagcgggggtgggggctggggtgggggaggtgggggcagggcttcGGCTGCAAGCTGGGGGCCTTGCCGGGTGCAAGGGCGCCTGCCTTGGGACAACTCCAACCGGTGCCCGCAGGTGTCCACGGGGGAAGAGCAGATCGAGTGAGGAGGCCCAGATTGCTCGTGGGCTGGACGGGACGAGTGGGGACACTCGGAGGTGCTCTGGCCTCCCCCACGCGGCGCTGGAGGCTCGTGGCAGGGCGCACAGAGGAGTCTCGGCCTCCCGGACACACGCCCCCAACGCAGGCCCCACTTACCGCGGTCCGAGATGTGGCGCACGATGTTTCCGGCGACCCCCAGTTCCTCCATGTGGCACGGTCTCAGGGTGGTTCCCTGGGGCGTCCGCCGCGGGCCCACCCTGGCCTCCTGGGGGTCCCGGTGGCGGAAGAGGCGCCACATGACGGGGGGTACGGGCCGGGGCGTGGGTGCGCCCCGGTGCGCGTCAGGCAGCCCGAGAGCCTGGAGCAGGGTGGCGGCGGGGCCCGGCGGCGCTGGGGCGCGGGCTGGGGGCGGCGAGGGcagcagcagggccaggaggaggaaaaggacgCGGCGGCCAGGACGGCGGCACGGCGATGGCATCTTCCTCGCTGGCGGCGGCCGGACGAGTGCTCAGGGGCCTCCGGACTCCCCCGACCTgcaggctggggggcggggccgaGGTCCCTGGAGGGGCCAGGACAGAGGTCTGGGGCTGGGCGGGGTCAGGGTCCCGGGGGACGTGGCCGCGGTTCTGAAGCCCGACGAAGGTAGACCCCCGGGGGCGGGGTCTCGGGGGTGCCGGGCAGGGGTCCAGGGGGAGGTGACGGGCAGTGGCCAGGGCCCAGGTGGGGCGGAGCTGGACGGAGCCAGAGTCCCGAGGGAGGGGCGTGGTCGGTCCCTGGAGGGGGGCGCGTGGTCGGGCGGGGCTGGGTCCTAGGGGATGCGAAGGCGGTCGAGGAGTTCAGAAGCGCTTGTCTCTCACCAGGCCATTCCTCAGCGGCTTCCTAGAGGCCAGAACCGGGCCGCGGTTAGCCCCGGGCCCCATGCCCCACATACTGCCCTGTCCCGACTGCCTTGCCCTCCACTTCTCTTTTTCCTACCCGGCGGGGGCTCACCTgggtccttcttcccttcccacagGGCCAGAAGACCTTGCCTTCCGCCCACTGGGCGTGGCGTaaaccctcctctctcctccctcctgagCCATCCACAGCCCGGCCGCTGGAAAGTAAAAGCCCTCCGCCTGACTTCCGTCTTCTGCACCTTAATTTTCCAAAAACGCAACGCCGAAATCGCTCCCGTGTGCCCCACTGCTCTCTGTAAATTCCATTTCCCCTGCCTGTATCAGTGGCAGGTCTCTGGGGTTCCGACTGGGAGGGGACCTGGGCACTGGGGGTCTGCCCACGACCATCTTACCAGATTCAACAAGGGTTTCTGCCCCTGCTCCTTGGTGCCTTTGCCAGTGCCTGCTGGTGCGGAAACCACATCTTACTGTGGCTTAATGGTCATGGTATTGCCTATTCCTTTTCCCACTTAGGCGAGCCCTTCCTGTCTTTGCACATGGTCTGTCTCCGCAGAAGTGGATTCCACCTTCTCGTTTACATACAAATGTATCAAGTTTCTTGAGCTGGTAATATATTCTCAGGATCCAGACATCAGAAAGAATCTCGCAGTGTGCCTGAGCCGCTGCTGCGACTCGGCCTCGGCGTCTTGCTTCTGTGTGGTGCTTTACACAAGTCTTGCTGGTGTCTCACAGATACTAGCCTACAGGGGTATCGCCATCCCCTCACTTTGCAGTGCAATCTAGCTCAGAGACCCTTTCATGTAAGGATCTACACTGGACACGAACTCAGTCACTTCGATCCATTCTTCCCTTGGGCTAGACCCACTGGATTCCCTTCCTGGGAGCACGCATCCCatcctctgccccctttcccgtggttggctctctctctttctctctctgcaacgGGCAGGGGCCCTTGATCTGTGAGTTTATAGATGAGCCCTATGTGGGCCTCCCATCTGCCCTTGCTCTTCTGGCTTTGCCTGCTGGCTCcctgagcagagcagagcagagcagaggtgGGGTTCCCAGCTTCTGGACTGTTCTCGTAGTTCAACTGCTAGACGACACAATCTCCCTTTCGGGCTCTGGTTTCATTTCACAGCCTCTGCTTGGCCGCGATATCTGATCTGTGGGGAGTTTGCCCTCGGGCTGATTCGAGATCCCACGAAGGTTTGCTCTTCTCCAGATGGTTACCAAGTATTCTGACAGCTCCTGCCTCCCAGTGATCTTTAGGACTAGAGTCTATTCTATTTATGGACTCAGCTCTGTTTCGGTTTCTATATATTATGTTTAATACCTTCAAGGATGGGTACCCTCACACGTGCCTTTTTATCAGAACTTTCCCAATGATGCTGGTCTATTTTTCTGTACAAGCTTCcaagcacccctccccctcaaaacTAGTGTCAGTATTTTGGGGGGGATGTGTGGCTTCTCCATGATGTCAGATTTATGCTTTTCAGGTTCATTGCACCactatggggaaaaaagaatcagaaCAAGGGTGGAAGCTGGAGGGTGATGAATGAGGGCAGGCAGCGTCTCGGGTGGATTCTGGATGTTTCCTCAGAGGTaaggaagagagggagtgagggaactCCCTAGGGCTTGGCCAGGTCTTCACCCTGAGTTTCCTTCAACCGCAATGGAAAAACTATTCCGGAGAGGATGtttggggtgggaatgggggcCGGTTCCGGATGTTTTCAAAGATGCTAGGGATGTCAAGCAGACCTGGAGACGGAGATTGGTGCACAGAGGAGCACCGTGAGCTGGGAGAGAAACTTGGAAGTTGGGGTGAATGAAATGAaaggggcctgggaggggggggaaggCCAGCAAGGAAATGGTGGTGGGTACCGTGGGGCAGGTCAGCAGAGCGAGTGTGGGGTGAGgaggcccccccccaccccatggctgGTGATCCGGGCAGAGCCTGAGGCGATGACGGGGGCTTCAGACTGAGGGGCTGGGTGAGGGGCACTTGAGCTGTGTAAGTCCCCGCCAGATGACCAGGGGctctgggagggggaaggggtgagaagagagagagaatgaggccgAGCACAGTGAGGACGGGGGTGGTGCTACCTCGCTGGCACGTTTTGTTTTTGCAGCTCCCGAATTAAAAGTGGTCCCCGTCGTCATTCCTTGCTGTTCTCAAACCTCACTGCATTTTTGTCCGTGCAGCCTGCACGATCCTGGTTCTGAGTGCTTGAGATTTCCCCCGGGGAATGGGTTTGGTCAGTTGTGAGAAATGCCCTGTGCTTCAAAAGGACATCTGTTCACCCTGCTTCTGGGCGGCTTGTGAGCCCAGACCACTTCCCTCAGTCCCCTCAAGTGGAGATTCTGGGTTGTACACTGTGGAACGTTCCAGATCAAGAATGCCACCTGAATTTCTTGTCCCATCCTTTTACTCGCAACTTTCACGTACTCTGGACTTGAAGTCTTTTAACCAGTATAGAGGtggatattgaaagaaaaaaaaagtcttgcaaCCATTATGATTATTTCATGCGTATGCGTATTTGGATGCGTGATATTTGGGATTCTACCCTCTTCTTTTGCATTACTTATCCTGCTTTCACTAACcttcttttttgcatttattttgttgtacctgttttgttttgttttgttttgttttgtttccggGCTGCCCTCTATGCCCCAATAGCATTAACAGAAGTATTTACTATCTGCTAACGGTAAACCCCACCCTCCTGCCAAGTGCAAAGGCCCCAACCCCATTTTGATATTTACTACATCAggtctcactttttaaaaaaaaattttttttttttttacgtttatttatttctgagacagagacacagcatgagtgggggaggggcagagagcaaaggagacacagacttggaagcaggctccaggctccaagctgtcagcacagagcccgacgcggggcccgaactcacaaaccgtgagatcatgacctgagccgaagtcggtcgctcaaccgactgagccacccaggcgcccctcactctctttaaatatcaaattaggcatttaaaattttccacccAGGTATGTATCATTTCATCTGCTGATCTGCCTCTTGGgatagtgtttctgttttctgaaatataCCCATCGAGATCTATGCATGGTACATTTTCATAGGTTTCGTTCTTGTGGGTGTCCTGTCTCTGgagtaattgtttttatttaaagattttattcatttttttttaatttttttttttgaacgtttatttatttttgagacagagagagacagagcatgaacacaggggagggtcagagagagggagacacagaatctgaaacaggctccaggctctgagctgtcagcacagagcccgacgcggcgctcaaactcacggaccgtgagatcatgacctgagccgaagtcggacgctcaaccgaccgagccacccaggcgccccaagattttattcatttttaaaagtaaactctatATTcaaagaggggctcaaactcatgaccctgaggtcaagagtcttgtgctccactggctgagccagccaggcgtcctcGAGCAAATGCTGTCAAAACTGTGtatgaagggggcacctgggtggctcagtcagttaagcgcccgactcttgatgtcggtcCAGGTTCtcatctcagggttcgtgggatcgagccccacgttgggctctgcgctgacagggcggagcctgcttgagattctccctctccttctgcccctcccccactcgtgagCATgcactcgcgctctctcaaaaaaaaaaaaaaattcgtgtGAAATTCCCAGTTGCTTCAGCGTTTGACATGCTAGTTTCCTCCACGGTCGTCCAGCGTCCCTCGCTGCTGTTAGTGTTACGGTTCACCGGCCATCTTTTCTGTGGCTGTTTTGCATTTTTCACCGTGGTGTGTTTGAGGCCTGGATGTCTTTTTATTCGTCCTCTTTACGGTTTACATCTTTACATCTGGAAAATGCTCCACGTTACATCTTCTCATAcggtctctctctgttctcctgtGAGGACTCAGCTAGCCCAGGGGATTCTTAGAATTCTAGCTGTCATTTTTTCCAACTGTTTTCGCTGTCTTCTGGGCCACTTGTTCACAGCTTTTCAGTTAGCGATTCTCTCTTCAGCTGTATCTAATTGTACGAGTCTTAACACGCACAGCAGGGCGAGGAGTGGTCCCCAAAAAGGTacgtccacatcctaatctctggcacctgtgaatgtgactttatttggaaaagaagGTCTCTGCAGATGTAAGTGAAGGGATCTGGGATGACCTCATCCCGgctttagggtgggccctaaatccaaggacgagtgtccttacaagagaggagagccagagaggagAAGGTCATGCGAAGACAGAAAAATGGAGATTGGGGCGATGCAGAGAAACACCTGGAgtccccagaagctggaagagacacgGAAGGATCCTCTGCTAGAGACgtcagagggagcacggccctgctgGCAATTttagacttctggtctccagaaccgTGAGGGATAAATTTCGGTTGTTTTAAAGCTCCCCCAAcgtgtggtactttgttacgagGGCCCCGGCAACGTAAAATGACATCCAACGTCATTTGTGATGGTTTTTCAcgccttttgtttttcttagtaagatttttattttcggATAACTGTAGATTGGCAGAGATGTTGCAAAGACAGTACAGGGGGCTCGGGTGTAGCCCTCACCCAGCCTCCCTGAATGTTACCGTCTTACACCTCCACAGTGTATTTGTCACACTAGGAAACCAAGGCTGGGACAGTGCTGTGAACTAAGTGTAGGCCTTATTTGGATTTTGCAAGTTTTTCCACGGATGTCCTTTTTCTGGTCCATGATCCCACACTGCATTCAGTCACCGTGTCTTCTTAGTCTCCTCTGATCTGGGACAGTTCCTCAGCCTCCTTGTTTTCCATGACCTGATGGTTTGGAGGCGTCCTGACCACTTTTCTGTAGCACGTTCCACATGCTCCTTGCTGTTTATCCCATTCCATTTTATACCCAACTGAGCTAACTCTAGCCAACCTTGGGGAACTTGGTTCTTCTGCTCGTGATGCCCATGGGGTCGATCGTGGCAGCGTGTTCCCTGGTATGCCCTGCCATTTGTGCACGGAGTTTGTACTTTCATCCTACTGGAAATGCTGGCCAGGTGCCAGCTCCTCAACGCACATTCTGGCTGGGCATTCgcagggcagacaga
This DNA window, taken from Panthera tigris isolate Pti1 chromosome A2, P.tigris_Pti1_mat1.1, whole genome shotgun sequence, encodes the following:
- the GDF1 gene encoding embryonic growth/differentiation factor 1, translated to MEELGVAGNIVRHISDRGAPTRPPEPAWASGQCPEWTVVFDLSAVEPAERPSRARLEMRFATAAAEEPAGWELSVTQAAEGAVAGPVLLRQVVPTLTVPVRAELLGAAWAHNASAPRSLRLALALRPRVPAACAHLAEASLLLVTLDPRLCHPLARPRREAEPSVGGSPGGACRTRRLYVSFREVGWHRWVIAPRGFLANYCQGQCSLPAALSGPGGTPPLNHAVLRALMHAAAPGAAGLPCCVPARLSPISVLFFDNSDNVVLRHYEDMVVDECGCR